A stretch of the Streptomyces venezuelae genome encodes the following:
- a CDS encoding trypsin-like serine protease has translation MHIGTSRLAVPVAVSVLALFGTGLTATGAQAASQPVPTKRELGERVAKSMTADQAKRTVSKTPAPAPKPSGPQQAAPMIIGGTGETIANAPWMAQLHYLDNRNTTDRSDDEAFFCGGTVVAPTKILTAAHCVEGLDWTLDSVVVVGATKLPTTDASQVTNWHGGTPVTVSRQWLHSGYDTVRTDNDVAVLTLSQPVDVKPLPMARSTDTGLYQAGQYADAYGWGRYTSTSQALSPSLKRVGMPLVSDQTCAQFWGSNLVPNHMVCAGQPATGSDSGTNTACNGDSGGPLVRNGRLIGVVSWGVDGCVYKGAYGVYAKASTYSGAIRARVNDTDWNKDGKADMLARRASDGTLFPFHSLTGRLSWQAAVPGDYRSTNLAVQTDLDRDGVQDIVRRTTAGDLFWTHQVTGKGWQDTKLTGGWQTRRAFVAPGDVTGDDLPDLLSVYDSGKLIIHPGDGRGGFAPEVDAGPGWQTYQNLVGHGDFNRDGKADLLARTAAGAVYLYKGTGNAGLKAFEPRVQVTTLGKTYSRFATPGDVNNDGTPDLLAREGDVLWLFPGTGNVTGVSGPTFGSRQHYGTAWGQFDLFG, from the coding sequence GTGCACATAGGCACTTCGCGCCTCGCGGTCCCCGTCGCCGTGTCCGTCCTCGCCCTGTTCGGTACAGGGCTGACGGCCACCGGCGCGCAGGCCGCTTCCCAGCCGGTTCCCACCAAGCGCGAACTCGGCGAACGGGTTGCCAAGTCCATGACGGCCGACCAGGCGAAGCGGACGGTCTCCAAGACCCCCGCCCCCGCCCCGAAGCCGTCCGGACCCCAGCAGGCCGCCCCGATGATCATCGGTGGCACCGGCGAGACCATCGCCAACGCGCCCTGGATGGCGCAGCTGCACTACCTCGACAACCGCAACACCACCGACCGCAGCGACGACGAGGCGTTCTTCTGCGGTGGCACGGTCGTCGCCCCGACGAAGATCCTCACCGCCGCACACTGCGTCGAAGGCCTCGACTGGACCCTGGACAGCGTCGTGGTGGTGGGCGCGACCAAGCTCCCGACCACGGACGCCTCCCAGGTGACCAACTGGCACGGCGGCACCCCGGTGACCGTCAGCCGCCAGTGGCTCCACTCGGGGTACGACACCGTCCGCACGGACAACGACGTGGCCGTGCTGACCCTGAGCCAGCCGGTGGACGTCAAGCCGCTGCCGATGGCGCGCAGCACGGACACCGGCCTGTACCAGGCCGGCCAGTACGCCGACGCCTACGGCTGGGGCCGCTACACCTCCACCAGTCAGGCCCTCTCGCCGAGCCTCAAGAGGGTCGGCATGCCCCTGGTGTCGGACCAGACCTGCGCGCAGTTCTGGGGGAGCAACCTGGTCCCGAACCACATGGTCTGCGCCGGCCAGCCCGCCACGGGCAGCGACTCGGGCACCAACACCGCCTGCAACGGTGACTCCGGCGGTCCGCTGGTCCGCAACGGCCGGCTGATCGGCGTGGTCTCCTGGGGCGTCGACGGCTGCGTCTACAAGGGCGCCTACGGGGTCTACGCCAAGGCGAGCACCTACTCCGGAGCGATCCGGGCCCGGGTGAACGACACCGACTGGAACAAGGACGGCAAGGCCGACATGCTGGCCCGCCGGGCCTCCGACGGCACGCTGTTCCCGTTCCACTCGCTGACCGGCCGGCTCTCCTGGCAGGCGGCGGTGCCGGGCGACTACCGCTCCACCAACCTGGCCGTACAGACCGACCTGGACCGGGACGGCGTCCAGGACATCGTCCGCCGCACCACCGCGGGCGACCTGTTCTGGACCCACCAGGTCACCGGGAAGGGCTGGCAGGACACCAAGCTCACCGGCGGCTGGCAGACCCGCCGGGCGTTCGTTGCGCCCGGCGATGTCACCGGCGACGACCTGCCCGACCTGCTCTCGGTGTACGACAGCGGCAAGCTGATCATCCACCCCGGTGACGGCCGCGGCGGCTTCGCCCCCGAGGTCGACGCCGGGCCGGGCTGGCAGACGTACCAGAACCTGGTCGGCCACGGAGACTTCAACCGCGACGGCAAGGCCGATCTGCTGGCCCGCACCGCCGCCGGCGCGGTCTACCTCTACAAGGGGACCGGCAACGCCGGTCTGAAGGCCTTCGAGCCGCGCGTCCAGGTGACCACGCTGGGCAAGACCTACAGCCGGTTCGCCACGCCCGGCGATGTGAACAACGACGGCACCCCCGACCTGCTGGCCCGTGAGGGCGACGTGCTGTGGCTGTTCCCGGGCACCGGGAACGTCACGGGCGTCTCGGGTCCGACCTTCGGGTCGCGACAGCACTACGGGACGGCCTGGGGCCAGTTCGACCTCTTCGGCTGA
- a CDS encoding homoserine dehydrogenase — translation MRTRPLKVALLGCGVVGSEVARIMTTHADDLTQRIGAPVELAGVAVRRPSKVRDGIDPALVTTDATALVKRGDIDVVIEVIGGIEPARTLITTAFEHGASVVSANKALLAQDGATLHAAAEEHGRDLYYEAAVAGAIPLIRPLRESLAGDKINRVMGIVNGTTNFILDKMDSTGAGYQEALDEATALGYAEADPTADVEGYDAAAKAAILAGIAFHTRVRLDDVHREGMTEVSAADFASAKRMGCTIKLLAICERAADGESVTARVHPAMIPLSHPLASVREAYNAVFVEAEAAGRLMFYGPGAGGSPTASAVLGDLVAVCRNKLAEATGPGESAYTQLPVSPMGEVVTRYHISLDVADKPGVLAQVATVFAEHGVSIDTVRQQGKDGEASLVVVTHRAPDAALSGTVEALRKLDTVRGVASIMRVEGE, via the coding sequence ATGCGTACGCGTCCGCTGAAGGTGGCGCTGCTGGGCTGTGGAGTGGTCGGCTCAGAGGTGGCGCGCATCATGACGACGCACGCCGACGACCTCACGCAGAGGATCGGCGCCCCCGTCGAGCTCGCCGGCGTGGCCGTACGGCGCCCCTCCAAGGTCCGCGACGGCATCGACCCGGCGCTGGTCACCACCGATGCGACCGCCCTGGTCAAACGCGGGGACATCGACGTCGTCATCGAGGTCATCGGCGGCATCGAGCCGGCCCGGACGCTGATCACCACGGCGTTCGAGCACGGCGCCTCCGTGGTCTCCGCCAACAAGGCGCTGCTGGCGCAGGACGGCGCGACCCTGCACGCCGCCGCCGAGGAGCACGGCAGGGACCTCTACTACGAGGCCGCCGTGGCCGGTGCCATCCCGCTGATCCGGCCGCTGCGCGAGTCCCTCGCCGGCGACAAGATCAACCGGGTGATGGGCATCGTCAACGGCACGACCAACTTCATCCTCGACAAGATGGACTCCACCGGCGCCGGCTACCAGGAGGCGCTGGACGAGGCCACCGCGCTCGGTTACGCCGAGGCCGACCCCACCGCCGACGTCGAGGGCTACGACGCCGCCGCCAAGGCCGCCATCCTGGCCGGCATCGCCTTCCACACCCGGGTCCGGCTCGACGACGTGCACCGCGAGGGCATGACCGAGGTCAGCGCCGCCGACTTCGCCTCCGCCAAGCGGATGGGCTGCACCATCAAGCTCCTCGCCATCTGCGAGCGGGCGGCCGACGGCGAGTCCGTCACCGCGCGGGTGCACCCGGCGATGATCCCGCTCAGCCACCCGCTCGCCTCCGTCCGCGAGGCGTACAACGCCGTCTTCGTCGAGGCGGAGGCCGCCGGGCGGCTCATGTTCTACGGTCCGGGGGCGGGCGGCTCGCCGACCGCCTCGGCCGTACTCGGCGACCTGGTCGCCGTCTGCCGCAACAAGCTCGCCGAGGCAACGGGGCCGGGCGAGTCGGCGTACACCCAGCTGCCGGTCAGCCCCATGGGGGAGGTCGTCACCCGCTACCACATCAGCCTCGATGTGGCGGACAAGCCGGGTGTCCTCGCCCAGGTCGCGACCGTGTTCGCCGAGCACGGGGTGTCCATCGACACCGTCCGGCAGCAGGGTAAGGACGGTGAGGCCTCCCTCGTCGTCGTCACCCACCGCGCACCCGACGCAGCCCTCTCCGGGACCGTCGAAGCGCTGCGGAAGCTCGACACCGTCCGCGGTGTCGCCAGCATCATGCGTGTTGAAGGGGAGTAA
- the lysA gene encoding diaminopimelate decarboxylase: MSRSAHPAGPRHADVLPEGHYSPPPADLNALDEKVWARTVGRGEDGVVRVGGIEVTRLAEEFGTPAYFLDEEDFRQRCRAWAHAFGKDADVFYAGKAFLSKAVVRWLKEEGLNLDVCSGGELATALAAEMPAERIAFHGNNKSVAEIRRAIEAGVGRIVLDSFQEIARVAHVARELGVRQPVQIRVTVGVEAHTHEFIATAHEDQKFGIAVADGSAAEAVRRALGHDSLEVLGIHSHIGSQIFDMAGFEVSAKRVVQLLAAVRDEHGIELPEIDLGGGLGIAYTSEDDPREPHEIAKALNEIVARECESAGLRAPRISVEPGRAIVGPTAFTLYEVGTVKPLEGLRTYVSVDGGMSDNIRTALYDAEYSVALVSRRSEAEPMLARVVGKHCESGDIVVKDAFLPADLAPGDLIAVPATGAYCRSMASNYNHVLRPPVVAVRDGAARVIVRRETEEDLLRLDLG, encoded by the coding sequence ATGAGCCGTTCAGCGCACCCCGCCGGGCCCCGTCACGCCGACGTCCTGCCCGAGGGGCACTACTCCCCGCCGCCCGCCGACCTGAACGCGCTGGACGAGAAGGTCTGGGCCCGTACCGTCGGGCGCGGCGAGGACGGCGTGGTCCGCGTCGGCGGGATCGAAGTCACCCGGCTCGCCGAGGAGTTCGGGACCCCCGCCTACTTCCTGGACGAAGAGGACTTCCGGCAGCGCTGCCGGGCCTGGGCGCACGCCTTCGGCAAGGACGCCGACGTGTTCTATGCCGGAAAGGCGTTCCTGTCGAAGGCCGTCGTGCGCTGGCTGAAGGAGGAAGGGCTGAACCTCGACGTGTGCTCCGGCGGGGAGCTGGCCACCGCGCTGGCCGCCGAGATGCCCGCCGAGCGCATCGCCTTCCACGGCAACAACAAGTCCGTGGCGGAGATCCGGCGGGCCATCGAGGCCGGGGTCGGGCGGATCGTGCTCGACTCCTTCCAGGAGATCGCGCGGGTGGCGCATGTCGCACGCGAACTCGGTGTCCGCCAGCCCGTACAGATCCGCGTCACCGTCGGCGTCGAGGCTCACACCCACGAGTTCATCGCGACCGCGCACGAGGACCAGAAGTTCGGTATCGCCGTCGCCGACGGATCCGCCGCGGAGGCCGTGCGGCGCGCCCTGGGGCACGACAGCCTGGAGGTCCTCGGCATCCACTCGCACATCGGCTCGCAGATCTTCGACATGGCCGGCTTCGAGGTGTCCGCCAAGCGCGTGGTGCAGCTGCTGGCCGCCGTACGCGACGAGCACGGCATCGAGCTGCCCGAGATCGACCTCGGCGGCGGCCTGGGCATCGCCTACACCTCCGAGGACGACCCGCGCGAGCCGCACGAGATCGCCAAGGCGCTCAACGAGATCGTCGCCCGCGAATGCGAGTCCGCCGGCCTGCGCGCCCCGCGCATCTCCGTGGAGCCCGGCCGCGCCATCGTCGGCCCCACCGCCTTCACCCTGTACGAGGTCGGGACGGTCAAGCCGCTGGAGGGCCTGCGGACGTACGTCAGCGTGGACGGCGGCATGTCCGACAACATCCGGACCGCCCTCTACGACGCCGAGTACAGCGTGGCCCTGGTCTCCCGCCGCTCCGAGGCCGAGCCGATGCTCGCCCGGGTCGTCGGCAAGCACTGCGAGAGCGGGGACATCGTCGTCAAGGACGCGTTCCTGCCGGCCGACCTCGCGCCGGGCGATCTCATCGCCGTGCCCGCCACCGGCGCGTACTGCCGGTCCATGGCCAGCAACTACAACCACGTCCTCCGGCCGCCCGTGGTGGCCGTGCGCGACGGGGCGGCACGGGTGATCGTCCGCCGGGAGACGGAGGAAGATCTCCTGCGTCTCGACCTCGGCTGA
- the rho gene encoding transcription termination factor Rho — protein sequence MSDTTDLMGVADTSVDTSAPAAGTTTPKRRRSGTGLEGMVLAELQQVASGLGIRGTARMRKSQLIEVIKEAQAAGGAPKAADSAAETKPKRRATSKARTGETAEAPAAAPAEKPAAQAQIDIPGQPAAERGGEEAPAGERRRRRATAPSGSPESAVAATATTVVQAEPKTEVPADRQPEAKTDTATAAPATTGQEAGEGRGRRDRRDRQERGDRADRQERGQRDRRDRGQGGEQGGQAGQGGQQDRDGRSRQQGGGRGQGQQGQGQGQSQGRQDNGPQDDFDDEGGRRGRRGRYRDRRGRRGREEFGPNEPQVADDDVLIPVAGILDILDNYAFIRTSGYLPGPNDVYVSLAQVRKNGLRKGDHTTGAVRQPKDGERREKFNALVRLDSVNGMAPESGRGRPEFNKLTPLYPQDRLRLETDPGVLTTRIIDLVSPIGKGQRGLIVAPPKTGKTMIMQAIANAITTNNPECHLMVVLVDERPEEVTDMQRSVKGEVISSTFDRPAEDHTTVAELAIERAKRLVELGHDVVVLLDSITRLGRAYNLAAPASGRILSGGVDSTALYPPKRFFGAARNIEDGGSLTILATALVETGSRMDEVIFEEFKGTGNMELKLDRKLADKRIFPAVDVDPSGTRKEEILLNSEELAIVWKLRRVLHALDSQQAIELLLDKMKQTKSNAEFLMQIAKTTPSSGNND from the coding sequence GTGAGCGACACCACCGATCTGATGGGCGTTGCCGACACCTCCGTCGACACCAGTGCCCCCGCTGCGGGCACCACCACGCCCAAGCGACGCCGCTCCGGCACCGGCCTTGAGGGCATGGTCCTCGCCGAGCTGCAGCAGGTCGCGTCCGGCCTCGGGATCAGGGGCACCGCGCGGATGCGCAAGAGCCAGCTGATCGAGGTCATCAAGGAGGCGCAGGCCGCAGGCGGCGCCCCCAAGGCCGCGGACTCCGCCGCCGAGACCAAGCCGAAGCGCCGCGCCACCAGCAAGGCCCGTACCGGCGAGACCGCCGAGGCCCCGGCCGCGGCCCCCGCCGAGAAGCCGGCCGCGCAGGCGCAGATCGACATCCCGGGCCAGCCGGCAGCCGAGCGCGGGGGAGAGGAAGCCCCGGCCGGCGAGCGCCGCCGCCGTCGTGCCACCGCCCCCTCCGGCAGCCCGGAGTCCGCGGTCGCGGCCACCGCCACCACCGTGGTGCAGGCCGAGCCCAAGACCGAGGTGCCCGCCGACCGGCAGCCCGAGGCCAAGACCGACACCGCGACCGCCGCTCCCGCCACCACCGGCCAAGAGGCCGGCGAGGGCCGCGGGCGCCGCGACCGCCGTGACCGCCAGGAGCGCGGCGACCGCGCCGACCGCCAGGAGCGCGGCCAGCGTGACCGCCGCGACCGCGGCCAGGGCGGCGAGCAGGGCGGCCAGGCCGGCCAGGGCGGTCAGCAGGACCGCGACGGCCGGAGCCGGCAGCAGGGCGGCGGACGCGGCCAGGGCCAGCAGGGCCAGGGTCAGGGCCAGAGCCAGGGCCGCCAGGACAACGGCCCGCAGGACGACTTCGACGACGAGGGCGGCCGGCGCGGCCGGCGCGGCCGGTACCGCGACCGCCGCGGGCGCCGTGGCCGCGAGGAGTTCGGTCCGAACGAGCCGCAGGTCGCCGACGACGATGTGCTGATCCCGGTCGCGGGCATCCTCGACATCCTCGACAACTACGCGTTCATCCGGACCTCGGGCTACCTGCCCGGCCCCAACGACGTGTACGTCTCCCTCGCCCAGGTCCGCAAGAACGGCCTGCGCAAGGGCGACCACACCACCGGTGCCGTGCGCCAGCCCAAGGACGGCGAGCGCCGCGAGAAGTTCAACGCGCTGGTGCGTCTGGACTCGGTCAACGGCATGGCGCCCGAATCCGGCCGTGGCCGCCCCGAGTTCAACAAGCTCACCCCGCTGTACCCGCAGGACCGGCTCCGCCTGGAGACCGACCCGGGCGTGCTGACCACCCGGATCATCGACCTCGTGTCGCCGATCGGCAAGGGCCAGCGCGGTCTGATCGTGGCCCCGCCGAAGACCGGCAAGACCATGATCATGCAGGCCATCGCCAACGCGATCACCACCAACAACCCCGAGTGCCACCTGATGGTCGTCCTGGTCGACGAGCGTCCGGAAGAGGTCACCGACATGCAGCGGTCGGTCAAGGGCGAGGTCATCTCCTCGACCTTCGACCGCCCCGCCGAGGACCACACCACCGTTGCCGAGCTGGCCATCGAGCGCGCCAAGCGGCTCGTCGAGCTCGGCCACGACGTGGTCGTCCTGCTGGACTCCATCACCCGTCTGGGCCGCGCGTACAACCTCGCGGCGCCCGCCTCCGGCCGCATCCTGTCCGGTGGTGTCGACTCGACCGCGCTGTACCCGCCGAAGCGCTTCTTCGGTGCCGCGCGCAACATCGAGGACGGCGGCTCGCTGACCATCCTGGCCACCGCGCTGGTCGAGACCGGCTCGCGCATGGACGAGGTGATCTTCGAGGAGTTCAAGGGCACCGGCAACATGGAGCTCAAGCTCGACCGGAAGCTCGCCGACAAGCGGATCTTCCCCGCCGTCGACGTCGACCCGTCGGGCACCCGCAAGGAGGAGATCCTCCTCAACAGCGAGGAGCTCGCCATCGTCTGGAAGCTGCGCCGGGTGCTGCACGCGCTCGACTCGCAGCAGGCCATCGAGCTGCTCCTCGACAAGATGAAGCAGACGAAGTCGAACGCCGAGTTCCTGATGCAGATCGCCAAGACGACCCCGTCGTCCGGCAACAACGACTAG
- the thrB gene encoding homoserine kinase — MAGPAFRAAAVRVRVPASSANLGPGFDALGLALGLYDDVVVRVADSGLNIDIAGEGAETLPRDESHLLVRSMRTAFDLLGGQPRGLEVVCANRIPHGRGLGSSSAAICAGIVAARAVTIGGEAKLDDAALLELATEIEGHPDNVAACLLGGFTLAWMDGGSAKAIRMDPADSIVPVVFVPSKPVLTETARGLLPRTVPHVDAAVNAGRAGLLVEALTRRPELLLPATEDRLHQEYRSPAMPESVALVNRLRADGVPAVISGAGPTVLALVDNGAADKVAQLAGEGWAANRLALDAAGASVLPLGNQGG; from the coding sequence ATGGCCGGTCCCGCCTTCCGCGCCGCCGCCGTACGGGTGCGCGTCCCCGCCAGCAGTGCCAACCTCGGCCCCGGCTTCGATGCCCTGGGCCTGGCCCTGGGGCTCTACGACGACGTCGTGGTCCGGGTGGCCGACTCCGGCCTGAACATCGACATCGCGGGCGAGGGCGCCGAGACGCTGCCCCGCGACGAGAGCCACCTGCTCGTACGTTCCATGCGCACGGCCTTCGACCTGCTCGGCGGGCAGCCGCGCGGCCTCGAGGTCGTCTGCGCCAACCGCATCCCGCACGGCCGCGGCCTCGGCTCCTCCTCCGCCGCCATCTGCGCCGGCATCGTCGCCGCCCGCGCCGTCACCATAGGCGGCGAGGCCAAGCTCGACGACGCGGCCCTGCTCGAACTCGCCACCGAGATCGAGGGCCACCCCGACAACGTCGCCGCCTGTCTGCTCGGCGGCTTCACCCTGGCCTGGATGGACGGCGGCAGTGCCAAGGCGATCAGGATGGACCCCGCGGATTCCATCGTTCCGGTGGTCTTCGTCCCGTCCAAGCCGGTCCTGACGGAGACCGCGCGCGGCCTGCTGCCGCGCACCGTCCCGCATGTGGACGCGGCCGTCAACGCGGGTCGCGCAGGCCTGCTCGTGGAGGCCCTGACCAGGCGTCCCGAGCTGCTGCTGCCCGCCACCGAGGACCGGCTCCACCAGGAATACCGGTCTCCGGCCATGCCCGAGAGCGTGGCACTGGTGAACCGGCTGCGGGCGGACGGAGTGCCCGCGGTCATCTCCGGCGCGGGCCCCACGGTCCTCGCGCTGGTCGACAACGGCGCGGCTGACAAGGTCGCGCAGCTCGCGGGCGAGGGGTGGGCGGCCAACCGGCTCGCACTCGACGCCGCGGGCGCGAGCGTACTTCCGCTGGGCAACCAGGGCGGCTGA
- the thrC gene encoding threonine synthase, whose amino-acid sequence MSSNRTHQWRGIIEEYRDRLPVTDTTPVVTLREGGTPLVPAQVLSERTGCEVHLKVEGANPTGSFKDRGMTMAITRAKEEGAKAVICASTGNTSASAAAYAVRAGMVSAVLVPQGKIALGKMGQALVHGAKILQVDGNFDDCLTLARRLSDNYPVALVNSVNPVRIEGQKTAAFEIVDALGDAPDIHVLPVGNAGNITAYWRGFKEYKADGPASRTPRVWGFQASGSAPIVRGEVVKEPHTIATAIRIGNPASWEYALAARDESGGFIDEVTDRQILAAYRLLASQEGVFVEPASAASVAGLLKAAELGLVDPGQKIVCTVTGNGLKDPDWAIAGAPQPVTVPVDAEAAAIRLGLV is encoded by the coding sequence ATGAGCAGCAATCGCACCCACCAGTGGCGCGGCATCATCGAGGAGTACCGGGACCGCCTTCCGGTGACCGACACGACTCCCGTGGTCACGCTCCGCGAGGGCGGCACGCCGCTCGTCCCCGCACAGGTGCTCTCCGAGCGCACCGGCTGTGAGGTCCACCTCAAGGTGGAGGGCGCCAACCCCACCGGTTCCTTCAAGGACCGCGGCATGACCATGGCGATCACCCGGGCCAAGGAGGAGGGCGCCAAGGCGGTCATCTGCGCCTCCACCGGCAACACCTCGGCCTCCGCCGCCGCCTATGCGGTGCGCGCCGGGATGGTCTCCGCCGTACTGGTCCCGCAGGGCAAGATCGCGCTCGGCAAGATGGGCCAGGCGCTGGTGCACGGCGCCAAGATCCTCCAGGTGGACGGCAACTTCGACGACTGCCTGACGCTGGCCCGCCGGCTGTCCGACAACTACCCGGTCGCGCTGGTCAATTCCGTCAACCCGGTGCGCATCGAGGGCCAGAAGACGGCCGCGTTCGAGATCGTGGACGCGCTGGGCGACGCCCCCGACATCCATGTGCTGCCCGTCGGCAACGCCGGCAACATCACCGCGTACTGGCGGGGCTTCAAGGAGTACAAGGCCGACGGACCGGCCTCCCGTACGCCCCGTGTGTGGGGTTTCCAGGCCTCCGGTTCCGCGCCCATCGTGCGCGGCGAGGTCGTCAAGGAGCCGCACACCATCGCCACCGCGATCCGGATCGGCAACCCGGCCTCCTGGGAGTACGCGCTCGCGGCCCGGGACGAGTCGGGCGGCTTCATCGACGAGGTCACGGACCGTCAGATCCTGGCGGCCTACCGGCTGTTGGCCTCCCAGGAGGGCGTCTTCGTGGAGCCGGCCTCGGCCGCTTCGGTGGCCGGCCTGCTCAAGGCCGCGGAGCTGGGTCTGGTCGACCCGGGACAGAAGATCGTGTGCACCGTCACGGGCAACGGCCTGAAGGACCCCGACTGGGCGATCGCCGGTGCACCGCAGCCGGTCACCGTTCCGGTGGACGCCGAGGCCGCTGCCATCCGTCTCGGCCTGGTCTGA
- the nrtL gene encoding ArgS-related anticodon-binding protein NrtL — translation MNPADLSHLLVRAVRGAVEGGELSAPVPERVVVERTRPGGVGEYATALAFPLAKAAGLRPAEVARLLAGRLAGEPGIRSVEITGAGFLNFELGGVRGEGVVRQVEQAQQVMQGRLCRGGDFVGAGPVDREGVVREVVRRIRCSQGLETGTGTGTGPGPAVPPAVPPVVAPLTRRDTADVLRRFDAGTVRWTMLATPPRETPAFGPALAVQHESNPYFQVRYAHARSRALVRNARQIGLTSRAGEVGDTAGARALCDALGDHPLVLEAAAHHGEPDRLARHLGVIADALLDFQYGVLPLGDEKPEAAHRARLALAEAAGTVLAGGLTLLGVEAPELI, via the coding sequence GTGAACCCCGCCGACCTCTCCCACCTCCTCGTGCGTGCCGTGCGCGGCGCCGTCGAGGGTGGCGAGCTGAGCGCTCCCGTTCCGGAGCGGGTCGTCGTCGAGCGGACCCGGCCCGGCGGGGTCGGGGAGTACGCCACCGCCCTCGCCTTTCCGCTCGCCAAGGCCGCCGGACTGCGGCCCGCCGAGGTCGCCCGGCTGCTCGCCGGCCGGCTCGCCGGTGAGCCCGGCATCCGGTCCGTGGAGATCACCGGGGCCGGCTTCCTCAACTTCGAGCTCGGAGGAGTGCGGGGTGAGGGGGTTGTGCGGCAGGTGGAGCAGGCGCAGCAGGTGATGCAGGGGCGTCTCTGTCGCGGTGGGGACTTCGTGGGCGCCGGGCCCGTTGACCGGGAAGGGGTCGTACGGGAGGTCGTGCGGCGGATCCGGTGCAGTCAAGGGCTCGAGACCGGGACCGGGACCGGGACCGGGCCGGGTCCCGCCGTCCCGCCTGCCGTCCCGCCCGTCGTCGCGCCCCTCACCCGCCGCGATACCGCCGACGTCCTGCGCCGCTTCGACGCCGGCACCGTGCGCTGGACCATGCTCGCCACCCCGCCCCGCGAGACCCCCGCGTTCGGGCCCGCCCTCGCGGTGCAGCACGAGAGCAATCCGTACTTCCAGGTCCGGTACGCCCACGCCCGCAGTCGTGCCCTCGTCCGGAACGCCCGGCAGATCGGGCTGACCAGCCGGGCCGGCGAGGTCGGTGACACCGCCGGCGCCCGGGCGCTCTGCGATGCGCTCGGCGACCACCCGCTCGTTCTCGAGGCCGCCGCGCACCACGGCGAACCCGACCGCCTCGCCCGGCACCTCGGTGTGATCGCCGACGCCCTCCTCGACTTCCAGTACGGGGTGCTGCCCCTCGGGGACGAGAAACCCGAGGCCGCCCACCGCGCCCGGCTGGCCCTTGCCGAAGCCGCCGGGACGGTGCTGGCCGGCGGCCTGACCCTGCTCGGCGTGGAAGCACCCGAACTGATCTAG
- a CDS encoding response regulator, whose translation MGKTRTRGPAATYSRVVPGASGRVLVVDDNKVIRQLIKVNLELEGFEVVTAADGAECLDVVHQVRPDVVTLDVVMPRLGGFGAAAQLRADPRTRDLPVAIVSACTQYEVETGVAAGVDAFVAKPFEPAELVRIVRRLVERKRVAAGRITP comes from the coding sequence GTGGGGAAAACCCGGACGCGGGGGCCGGCGGCGACCTACTCTCGAGTTGTGCCAGGCGCCTCGGGCCGGGTGCTTGTTGTCGACGACAACAAGGTCATCCGGCAGCTGATCAAGGTCAATCTCGAGCTGGAGGGCTTCGAGGTCGTGACCGCGGCCGATGGTGCCGAGTGTCTGGATGTGGTGCATCAGGTCCGGCCCGATGTCGTGACCCTTGATGTGGTCATGCCGCGGCTGGGCGGGTTCGGTGCGGCGGCGCAGTTGCGGGCAGATCCGCGGACCCGGGATCTGCCCGTCGCCATCGTCAGTGCCTGCACCCAGTACGAGGTCGAGACCGGGGTCGCCGCCGGCGTGGACGCCTTCGTCGCCAAACCCTTCGAGCCGGCCGAGCTGGTGCGGATCGTACGGCGGCTCGTCGAGCGGAAGCGGGTCGCCGCCGGGCGGATCACCCCCTAG
- a CDS encoding e9imm peptide, whose amino-acid sequence MPREEALALVARLLDPEISESECDDIIEALTLGLRCPHFSDYLFFDHSPDASPEKAVDQALAYQPIAL is encoded by the coding sequence ATGCCGCGCGAGGAAGCCCTCGCCCTGGTCGCCCGTCTCCTGGACCCCGAGATCTCCGAATCCGAGTGCGACGACATCATCGAAGCCCTGACGCTCGGACTCCGCTGCCCCCACTTCTCCGACTACCTCTTCTTCGACCACTCCCCCGACGCGAGCCCGGAGAAGGCCGTAGACCAAGCGTTGGCCTACCAGCCAATCGCACTCTGA